One region of Cryptosporidium parvum Iowa II chromosome 4, whole genome shotgun sequence genomic DNA includes:
- a CDS encoding secreted protein with signal peptide and 12 KAZAL repeats and a mucin-like stretch of threonines: MERIVFSNLIFAILAGYLISLSACAEKFKYNYTLGNITVNSTSPVYIFPASSSKRTTTTTAELTGVGDSIPPLGPFDRTRGPGCKTPFVTFDLKLICGSDGNTYDNVSIFRNAQCDDENLEFKHWGRCKGTLSSLKGREQLISKRPYLPQGIVPSPISTTTTTTTATTTTTTTTTTTTTAVPIVDFQEGSPLGPFDRVRGPDCKTPFVTADYRPICGSDGKTYSNVALFRNAQCDDENLEFVHWGECPTQVKPEESTERPPLGPFDRVRGPNCKTPFVTLDLDPICGSDGKTYDNTSVFRNAQCDDKNLNFAHWGECLTQIKPEEPIERPPLGPFDRIRGPDCVTPYVTYELNLICGSDGKTYSNISGFRNAQCEDENLEFKHWGECTLEESQANKKKREDLGSLDRPRGPKCKQDCPKFYDPICSSTGTVYANECYFRNAQCDDEKLGFLHWGVCNSNDADKINGIIFIAESGPFELEPLGPFDRVRGPDCKTVFVDFKYYPICGTNGKTYENVSHFRNAQCDDENLEFRYWGVCFEGYEEYFGNLIPLGPFDRVRGPGCKTPCTREYNPVCGSNRVTYSNPCEFRNAQCDNVNLQFLHWGECSKSICNKPAQPSQAPVGIEKRTFDADQAREPLGPFDRVRGPGCRTPCTREFDPVCGTDGTTYPNPCEFRNAQCDNSNLEFAYFGECSGEPEQHKDLSPVGEINSEFYRYNYVLYRIRGPDCKKPCSSLDSPVYGSDGKEYKNICYLLNAMCDDSTLEHYMARVYDSEEDQKNPPKVIKADLGPFDRKRGPNCKQECSKYYNPVCSSTGTIYANDCYFRNAQCDDEKLKFLHWGVCDSNDADKITAIIFTKDSGPFETLPLGPFDRVRGPDCVTPFVTMDYRPICGSDGKTYTNISHFRNSQCEDPNLEFVHWGKCLTTEENVESPNVDVGGRGLPGPLDRERGPNCKTPCTREYRPICGNDGVTYGNPCTFKNAQCDDEGLTALHFGKCNDDDVHLITTTTTKIPGTACSTKPTTSEMARGNLRSTKGTDEEEDDGSLPTSTTTKTISESYPKSDEKDEKEEHFMSLMEVLSKTSFSTPEPTITRESTGNCLNPTDLEILFGETSVFFQNLVIVCGRSSLGNGGKTAKCIQNRSFGPKELRISDQCVSCYKESATCGSKKCKSACLTSTCNTKCQKCFEKNCASNLKECVGTSWLPKPCGLDPFSETPEGWKVPDPKQSDVAPPK, encoded by the coding sequence atggAGAGAATTGTTTTTTCTAACTTAATTTTTGCCATTTTGGCTGGGTATCTCATTAGTTTGTCAGCATGTGCTGAGAAATTCAAGTATAATTATACTTTAGGCAATATTACTGTTAACAGTACAAGTCCAGTATATATTTTCCCAGCTAGTTCTTCAAAAAgaactactactactactgCAGAATTAACAGGAGTTGGTGATAGTATTCCTCCATTAGGTCCATTTGATAGAACTAGAGGTCCAGGTTGTAAAACTCCATTTGTTACTTTTGATTTAAAGCTAATTTGTGGTTCTGATGGAAACACATATGATAATGTTTCTATTTTCAGAAATGCTCAGTGCGATGATGAAAATCTTGAATTCAAACATTGGGGAAGATGCAAAGGAACTCTAAGTTCACTTAAGGGCCGTGAACAACTCATCTCCAAACGTCCATATTTGCCACAAGGTATTGTCCCATCTCCAATTTCCACTACCACTACTACCACCACTGccactactactactactaccactactaccactactACCACTGCAGTGCCAATAGTTGACTTCCAGGAAGGTTCTCCATTAGGTCCATTTGATAGAGTTAGAGGTCCAGATTGCAAAACTCCATTCGTTACAGCAGATTATAGACCAATATGTGGCTCTGATGGAAAAACTTACTCGAATGTCGCACTTTTCAGAAACGCTCAATGCGATGATGAGAATTTGGAATTCGTCCACTGGGGAGAATGTCCCACACAAGTTAAGCCAGAAGAATCAACAGAAAGACCTCCATTGGGTCCATTTGACAGAGTCAGAGGTCCAAATTGTAAAACTCCATTTGTCACTTTGGATCTTGACCCAATTTGTGGTTCTGATGGAAAAACCTATGACAATACTTCAGTATTTAGAAATGCTCAGTGTGATGATAAGAATTTGAACTTTGCTCACTGGGGAGAATGTCTCACACAAATTAAGCCAGAAGAACCAATAGAAAGGCCTCCATTAGGTCCATTCGATAGAATTAGAGGTCCAGACTGTGTCACTCCTTATGTAACTTATGAATTAAACTTGATTTGTGGCTCAGATGGAAAGACTTATTCAAATATCTCGGGCTTCAGAAATGCTCAATGTGAAGATGAAAATCTTGAATTCAAACATTGGGGAGAATGTACTTTAGAAGAATCTCAAGctaataaaaagaagagaGAAGATTTGGGAAGCTTGGATAGACCAAGAGGTCCAAAATGTAAACAAGATTGTCCAAAGTTCTATGATCCAATCTGTTCAAGTACTGGTACTGTTTATGCAAATGAATGCTACTTCAGAAATGCTCAGTGTGATGATGAAAAGCTTGGATTCCTCCATTGGGGAGTTTGTAATAGTAATGATGCTGACAAGATTAATGGAATCATCTTTATCGCAGAATCTGGTCCTTTTGAATTGGAACCATTGGGTCCATTTGATAGAGTTAGAGGTCCAGACTGTAAGACAGTCTTTGTTGATTTCAAATACTATCCAATTTGTGGTACTAACGGAAAGACTTACGAAAATGTTTCCCATTTCAGAAATGCTCAATGCGATGATGAAAATCTTGAATTCAGATACTGGGGAGTCTGTTTTGAAGGTTATGAGGAATACTTTGGGAATTTGATTCCATTAGGTCCTTTTGACAGAGTTAGAGGCCCAGGTTGTAAGACACCTTGTACTAGGGAGTATAACCCAGTCTGTGGATCAAATAGAGTGACATATTCAAATCCGTGCGAATTCAGAAACGCACAATGTGATAATGTGAATCTTCAATTCCTCCATTGGGGAGAATGCAGCAAGAGTATATGTAACAAGCCAGCTCAACCATCTCAGGCTCCAGTTGGAATTGAGAAACGTACCTTTGATGCAGATCAAGCACGTGAACCTTTGGGTCCTTTTGACAGAGTTAGAGGTCCAGGATGCAGAACTCCATGCACTAGAGAGTTTGACCCAGTATGTGGGACAGACGGTACTACTTATCCAAATCCATGTGAATTCAGAAATGCTCAGTGCGATAACTCAAATCTCGAATTTGCTTATTTCGGAGAATGTAGTGGTGAGCCTGAACAACATAAGGATTTAAGTCCAGTTGGTGAGATAAACTCTGAGTTTTATAGATATAACTATGTTCTCTATAGAATCAGAGGGCCTGATTGTAAGAAGCCATGCAGTAGTTTAGATTCACCAGTTTACGGTAGTGATGGAAAGGAgtacaaaaatatttgctatttattaaatgcAATGTGTGATGATTCTACCTTGGAGCATTACATGGCCAGAGTTTACGATAGTGAAGAAGATCAGAAGAATCCTCCAAAAGTAATTAAGGCAGATTTAGGTCCATTTGATAGGAAAAGAGGTCCAAATTGTAAACAAGAATGTTCTAAATATTACAATCCAGTTTGCTCAAGTACTGGTACCATTTATGCAAATGATTGCTACTTCAGAAATGCTCAATGCGATGATGAGAAACTTAAATTCCTCCACTGGGGAGTTTGTGACAGTAATGATGCTGATAAAATCACGGCAATCATATTTACCAAGGATTCTGGTCCATTTGAGACACTTCCATTGGGTCCATTTGACAGAGTCAGAGGTCCAGACTGTGTCACTCCATTTGTGACAATGGATTATAGACCAATATGTGGTTCTGATGGAAAAACTTACACAAATATCTCCCACTTTAGAAATTCTCAATGTGAAGATCCAAACCTCGAATTTGTTCATTGGGGTAAATGTCTCACCACTGAAGAAAATGTTGAATCTCCCAATGTTGATGTTGGTGGTAGAGGTCTCCCAGGTCCTTTAGATCGTGAAAGAGGTCCAAATTGCAAAACTCCATGTACAAGAGAATACCGTCCAATTTGTGGAAACGATGGGGTGACTTATGGCAATCCATGTACATTTAAGAATGCTCAATGCGATGATGAGGGACTGACTGCCTTACATTTTGGAAAGTgtaatgatgatgatgttCATTTAATTACAACCACAACAACAAAAATTCCAGGAACAGCTTGTTCAACAAAACCAACAACAAGTGAAATGGCCAGGGGAAACTTAAGAAGCACAAAAGGAacagatgaagaagaagatgatggTTCTTTACCAACAAGTACTACTACTAAGACCATATCAGAAAGCTATCCAAAATCAGATGAAAAGgatgaaaaagaagagcACTTTATGAGCTTAATGGAAGTTCTTTCCAAAACCTCATTTAGTACTCCAGAACCAACAATAACAAGAGAAAGTACTGGTAACTGTTTAAATCCAACAGATTTGGAAATTTTGTTTGGTGAAACTAGCGTATTTTTCCAGAATTTGGTGATCGTTTGTGGAAGATCATCCCTTGGAAATGGAGGTAAGACAGCCAAGTGTATACAAAACAGATCTTTTGGTCCAAAAGAACTCAGGATCTCAGACCAATGTGTTTCGTGCTACAAGGAATCAGCAACTTGTGGTAGTAAGAAATGTAAATCTGCCTGTCTCACTTCTACTTGTAATACAAAATGCCAGAAATGCTTTGAGAAGAATTGTGCTAGCAATCTTAAAGAGTGTGTCGGTACCAGTTGGTTACCAAAACCATGCGGACTTGATCCATTTTCTGAAACTCCAGAAGGATGGAAAGTTCCAGATCCAAAACAAAGTGATGTTGCTCCACCCAAATAA
- a CDS encoding hypothetical protein (with signal peptide and an apicomplexan-conserved cysteine-rich COOH terminal domain and cryptosporidium paralog; similar to gi:23619168 and gi:27368927) has protein sequence MVSLRLLFIIALTALIQNVRSSNIILNENYTKISEKESIIESLEIIKREYDQGKNLTDLIKDLEHSEENRELFENMDTNTTEIISDSWDKIEAAMKNTTVVTPVAPFNSSSIGSCVKLASDVNIVFGSHRDEFQNAVAKCSRKALGSYKNTFRCISKLSFDGLKLSAQCNDCWAKTAHCGVKHCASQCLFNTCVAKCQKCSIRECSKQLNECAGTTWMPLPCALDPHKPIPDHFKANDPK, from the coding sequence atggTTTCATTAAGATTGTTATTCATTATAGCTCTAACAgctttaattcaaaatgtCAGATCATCAAATATCATTTTGAATGAGAACTACACGAAGATTTCTGAAAAAGAGTCTATCATTGAAAGTTTGGagattattaaaagagAGTACGATCAGGGCAAGAATTTGACTGATTTAATCAAAGATCTTGAACATTCTGAAGAAAATAGGGAGCTTTTCGAGAATATGGATACTAATACAActgaaattatttcagaTTCCTGGGATAAAATTGAAGCTGCTATGAAAAATACTACTGTCGTGACTCCAGTTGCTCCTTTTAACAGCTCCTCAATTGGAAGTTGTGTGAAACTTGCTTCAGATGTGAATATTGTCTTTGGTTCTCACAGAGATGAATTCCAAAATGCTGTTGCAAAATGCTCCAGGAAAGCTCTTGGGAGCTATAAGAATACATTTAGGTGTATTTCAAAGCTTAGTTTTGATGGTTTAAAATTATCAGCTCAATGTAATGATTGCTGGGCAAAAACTGCTCATTGTGGAGTTAAGCACTGTGCCTCCCAGTGCTTGTTTAACACATGTGTTGCTAAGTGTCAGAAATGTTCAATTAGAGAATGTTCCAAACAGCTTAACGAATGTGCAGGGACTACATGGATGCCTTTACCTTGCGCTCTAGATCCTCACAAACCAATCCCTGATCATTTTAAAGCAAATGACCCCAAGTAA
- a CDS encoding hypothetical protein (paralog within cryptosporidium-specific HCD gene family, gene within HCD geme family locus, no good start Met) has protein sequence MEDETIFEVNEPGNTRIILWDDDQNKHIELKWKVLSGKYGSVTFATVLRPKINNDYLVKSQIMANSCNMPLRIKNVRTWFHGSLYIQSGWIPENMKLLLAIKSPFKGVHSIEKEIWERENLISLLLTREVFSMVLKDGELDQYQLSPSIVTFHHNVKDLNKSPSHFFITNSKKSLIKLNDPYRPLFSNYLFMEYINGVPLDNLLYYLRSEDLFLWLNEENIQKRWALWLEAILNLLKLIILTIQSFSSTGYFQYYHCDLNFGNIIILKESINEKLFGIIKLFQDKNNHSNNLKFIANIGQDSIRIIDYAFTYILYHREKDEEISDLNDFLKEKGTYKLTGERNFENICKRMIKAALFNDPNYISILISEILIGHSSLLNKFLIYQSQNQNQNQNNYNIFSQDITEIKVDPTLKWKDQSNQYINLLYRFDSILTSTNEWEVIHQEFVEDENPIKRWISKKGKNRNQRNILSSFNQGSEAYMIACDKLNQIIQVAKKTGLIINQDLPSNCLSFEFYLRSYLFIPYNIAKIGSCLYSKAIKSQKFLFYIINTRKFNSKPSFFQLASITINYYIWIKNQVNNNTSKIISSSNLLEEFFDEIKNECNEFKYNPENSENLNNLMNIDQKYQQTKHIYSLIYEDQLKFLNQNILQNNLIIPFILLLHRTWYRIQDSTEILRKQLPFNVNQNLLNSLIEFFKDIQSISFNSNKHDGNMHNNFLIDDSSILNTCISNIDHQKYTIFKDSAMSHSDLCNLIIKPLIYTFPFKPHNSNREI, from the coding sequence atgGAAGATGAGACAATATTTGAAGTAAATGAGCCAGGAAATACACGAATTATTCTCTGGGATGATGATCAAAATAAGcatattgaattaaaatggAAGGTATTAAGTGGAAAATATGGTTCAGTGACTTTTGCAACAGTATTAAgaccaaaaataaataatgattatttaGTTAAATCTCAAATAATGGCAAATTCTTGTAATATGCCATTAAGAATTAAGAATGTAAGAACTTGGTTCCATGGAAGCTTATATATTCAATCAGGATGGATTCCAGAAAATATGAAACTACTTTTGGCAATAAAAAGTCCATTTAAAGGAGTACAttcaattgaaaaagaaatttggGAAAGAGAAAATCTTATAAGTTTGTTATTAACTCGCGAAGTATTTTCAATGGTTTTAAAAGATGGAGAATTAGACCAATATCAATTGTCACCAAGTATTGTAACTTTTCACCATAATGTcaaagatttaaataaaagcCCATCACATTTCTTTAtaacaaattcaaaaaaaagcttaataaaattaaatgatcCATATAGGCCATTATTTtccaattatttatttatggaatatattaatggtGTTCCTTTggataatttattatattatttaagaaGTGAGGATTTGTTTTTATGgttaaatgaagaaaatattcaaaaaaggTGGGCATTATGGTTGGAAgctattttgaatttattaaaattaataattcttacAATTCAGTCATTTTCATCCACAGGAtactttcaatattatcattgtGATTTAAATTTTGGGAATATcataattttaaaagaatcTATAAATgagaaattatttggaataattaAACTTTTCCAAGATAAGAATAATCATTCGAATAATCTAAAATTTATCGCAAATATAGGACAAGATTCaattagaattattgaTTATGCTTTTACTTACATACTTTATCATAGagaaaaagatgaagaaatttcagatcttaatgattttttgaaagaaaaaggaACTTATAAGTTAACTGGGGAAAGaaattttgagaatatttGTAAGAGGATGATTAAAGCAGCTCTTTTTAATGATccaaattatatttcaattttaatttctgaaatattGATTGGCCATTCTTCATtgttaaataaatttctaatatatcAAAGCCAGAACCAGAATCAGAATCAGAATAACTATAACATCTTTTCACAAGATATTACAGAAATTAAAGTTGATCCAACATTAAAATGGAAAGATCAAtcaaatcaatatattaatttattatatagaTTTGATTCTATATTAACTTCTACAAATGAATGGGAAGTAATACATCAAGAATTTGTTGAGGATGAAAATCCCATTAAACGTTGGATTAGTAAGAAAGGTAAAAATAGAaatcaaagaaatattctttcaaGCTTTAATCAAGGCTCAGAAGCATATATGATAGCTTGTGATAAgttaaatcaaataatacaagTTGCAAAGAAAACTggtttaataattaatcaaGACTTGCCAAGTAATTGTTTATCTTTTGAATTCTATTTAAGATCTTACTTATTTATTCCATATAATATTGCAAAAATTGGTTCAtgtttatattcaaaagcTATTAAAAGTCAaaagtttcttttttatattattaatacaagAAAATTCAACAGTAAACCAAGTTTCTTCCAATTAGCTTCTATTACTATAAACTACTATATTTGGATAAAAAACcaagtaaataataatacaagtaaaataatatcatcatcaaatttattggaggaattttttgatgaaataaagaatgagtgtaatgaatttaaatataacCCAGAAAACTCTGAAAATCTAAATAATCTGATGAATATTGATCAAAAGTATCAACAAACTAAACATATTTACAGCCTTATTTATGAAGATCagttaaaatttttaaatcaaaatattcttcaaaataacCTAATAATAccttttatattattattacataGAACATGGTATAGAATTCAAGACTCTACTGAAATTCTTCGAAAACAACTTCCATTTAATGTCAATCAAAACCTattgaattctttaattgaattctttaaagATATTCAATCAATCTCATTCAATTCTAACAAACACGATGGTAATATgcataataattttcttatcGACGATTCAAGTATCTTAAATACCTGtattagtaatattgaTCACCAAAAATATACAATTTTCAAAGATTCAGCTATGAGTCATTCTGATTTGTGCAACCTTATCATTAAACCTCTTATTTATACTTTCCCATTCAAACCTCATAATTCAAATAGAGAAATATAA